AGGCTTGATCACGCCGCAAAAAAAGGACGATCAGCAAGAACAAGCGTCTGAATCGAACAGCAAAGAAGCCTAATTTCCCAGCACAACGTCAGGACTGAACCATGGATTACCTTTTACAACTGGCCGCCAGCCCGACCGCCTGGGTTGCACTGGCTACCTTGATCGTCATGGAAATCGTGCTGGGCATCGATAACCTGATCTTTATCTCGATTCTCACCAACAAATTGCCCGAGCAGCACCGGGCCAAGGCACGGCGCATCGGTATCAGCATGGCGTTGATATTGCGCCTGGGTCTGTTGAGCACCATCGCGTTTATCGTGCAACTGACGGCGCCGGTGTTTGAAGTGTTCGGCCAAGCGTTCTCGTGGAAGGACATGATCCTGATCGCCGGCGGCTTGTTCCTGGTATGGAAGGCCACCACCGAAATCCATCACAGCATGGACCCGGAGCCCGAAGAGAAAGCCACAGTGGGTAACACCGTGGCCATCGGTTTCGCGGCGGCCATCGGGCAGATCCTGCTGCTCGACCTGGTGTTCTCCATCGACAGCATCATCACGGCGGTAGGCATGACCGAACACTTGCCGATCATGATCATTGCCGTGGTGACCTCGGTGATCGTGATGCTGGTGGCGGCTGAACCGTTGGCCAAGTTCATCAACGACAACCCGACCGTGGTGATGCTGGCCCTGGGCTTCCTGATCATGATCGGCATGACGCTGATCGCCGAAGGCTTCGGAGCCCATGTGCCTAAAGGCTATGTGTATGCGGCCATGGCCTTCTCGGCGGCCATCGAGTGCTTGAACATTGCACGGCGCAACCGCCACAAGCGTTTGCTCGCTGCCCGCCAGTAACCGCTGAAACAAACAGGCCGGCTGTGCTCACAAGAGCCCAGCCGGCTTTTTGCTGTCTGGTAGAATCGGCGCACTTGATAGCTTGAGGTCCACCATGAACGAGCCGATTCGCCTTACCCAGTACAGCCACGGCGCGGGATGTGGCTGCAAGATTTCGCCACAGGTCCTGGAAGTGATCCTCGCCGGCAGCGGCGCCCAGAACCTTGATCCCAACCTGTGGGTCGGCAACGCTTCGCGCGACGATGCAGCGGTATACGCCATCGACGACGAGCGCGGCGTGGTCTCCACCACCGACTTTTTCATGCCGATTGTCGATGATCCCTTCGATTTCGGCCGTATCGCCGCCACCAACGCCATCAGCGACATCTATGCCATGGGCGGTGACCCCTTGATGGCCATCGCCATTCTTGGCTGGCCAGTGAACGTACTGGCGCCGCAAATCGCCCGGGAAGTGATCCGTGGCGGTCGCGCGGTGTGCGACGCCGCCGGTATCCCCCTGGCGGGCGGGCATTCGATCGACACGCCGGAGCCGATCTTCGGCCTGGCCGTGACCGGCATCGTGCAAAAGCGCCATATGAAGCGCAACGACACCGCCACTGCAGGCTGCAAGCTTTACCTGACCAAGCCCTTGGGCATCGGCATCCTCACCACCGCCGAAAAGAAGGGCAAGTTGCGCGAGGCGGATATCGGCCTGGCGCGTGACTGGATGTGCACCCTCAACACCCCGGGCAGCCGCTTCGGCAAACTGCCTGGCGTGACCGCGATGACCGACGTCACCGGCTTCGGCCTGTTGGGCCACCTGGTAGAAATGGCTGACGGCAGCGGCCTGACTGCGCGTATCGAGTATGAAAGAGTCCCACGCCTGCCAGGGGTCGAGTACTACCTGGAACAAGGCTGCGTACCCGGTGGCACCTTGCGCAACTTCGACAGCTACGCCAGCAAACTGGGGCGTTTGCAGGAGTTGCACAAACGTGTGCTGTGCGACCCTCAGACCAGCGGCGGCCTGTTGATCGCCGTCACCCCGGAGGGCGACGCGCAATTCCAGGCGGTGGCCGCCGAACTGGGCCTGAACCTGGAGCCGATCGGCGTACTGGTTGAGCGACAGAGCAACGCGGTAGAGGTGGCTTGATGGCTGACATCACCGATTACCGCGACATCTTCCTCAACGACCGGCCGATGATGGATACCCGTGCGCCGGTCGAGTTCACCAAGGGCGCGTTCCCCGGCGTGGTCAACCTGCCGCTGATGACCGATGACGAGCGTCGGCGGGTCGGCACCTGCTACAAGCAGCAGGGCCAGCAAGCGGCCATCGTGCTTGGGCATCAGTTGGTATCCGGTGCCACCAAGGCTGAACGTATCGAGCAGTGGGCGCAGTTTGCCCAGGCCAACCCCAACGGGTACCTGTATTGCTTTCGCGGCGGGCTGCGTTCGCAGATCGTGCAGCAATGGCTGAAAACCGAAGCCGGCATCGACTACCCGCGCGTCGGCGGTGGCTACAAGGCCATGCGTACGTTCCTAGTGGAGACCATCGAGCAGGCTACGGCCCAGTGTGACTTCGTATTGCTGGGCGGTATGACCGGCACCGGCAAGACCGAGGTGCTCACCCAGTTGAACAACGCCTTGGACCTGGAAGGCCACGCCAACCATCGCGGTTCCAGCTTCGGCAAGCGTGCCACGACGCAGCCGTCCAACATCGACTTCGAAAACCGCCTGGCAGTGGACCTGCTGAAAAAACGCGCGGCGGGTATCGAACGCTTCGTGGTCGAGGACGAGAGCCGCATGATCGGCAGCTGCGCTCTGCCATTGCCACTGCACAAGGGCATGCAGGGCTTTGCGATGGTATGGCTGGAAGACAGCGTTGAAGGGCGCGTCGAGCGCATCCTGCGCGATTATGTGATCAACCTGTGCGCCGAGTTTATCGCGGTGTTTGGCGAAAACGGCTACGCGTTGTTTGCCGAACGCCTGACCCAGAGCTTGGCCAATATCCACAAGCGTTTGGGCGGCGAACGCTTCCAGCGGTTGCACGCGATCATGCAGGACGCCCTGGCGGAACAGGCGCGCAGCGGCGCCGTGGAGCTGCATCGCGGCTGGATCGAAGGGCTATTGCGCGAGTACTACGACCCGATGTACGCCTTCCAGCGCGAAAGCAAAGGCGCACGTATCGAGTTTGCGGGAGAGCAGGGCGCCGTGATTGCTTACCTGCGCGAGCGCGCCTTGATTAAAGGATAGCGGCGCCGATCAGCCCACATACCACCCCCACCAGCATGGTCAACCCGGCCAC
This region of Pseudomonas asgharzadehiana genomic DNA includes:
- a CDS encoding TerC family protein; the protein is MDYLLQLAASPTAWVALATLIVMEIVLGIDNLIFISILTNKLPEQHRAKARRIGISMALILRLGLLSTIAFIVQLTAPVFEVFGQAFSWKDMILIAGGLFLVWKATTEIHHSMDPEPEEKATVGNTVAIGFAAAIGQILLLDLVFSIDSIITAVGMTEHLPIMIIAVVTSVIVMLVAAEPLAKFINDNPTVVMLALGFLIMIGMTLIAEGFGAHVPKGYVYAAMAFSAAIECLNIARRNRHKRLLAARQ
- the selD gene encoding selenide, water dikinase SelD gives rise to the protein MNEPIRLTQYSHGAGCGCKISPQVLEVILAGSGAQNLDPNLWVGNASRDDAAVYAIDDERGVVSTTDFFMPIVDDPFDFGRIAATNAISDIYAMGGDPLMAIAILGWPVNVLAPQIAREVIRGGRAVCDAAGIPLAGGHSIDTPEPIFGLAVTGIVQKRHMKRNDTATAGCKLYLTKPLGIGILTTAEKKGKLREADIGLARDWMCTLNTPGSRFGKLPGVTAMTDVTGFGLLGHLVEMADGSGLTARIEYERVPRLPGVEYYLEQGCVPGGTLRNFDSYASKLGRLQELHKRVLCDPQTSGGLLIAVTPEGDAQFQAVAAELGLNLEPIGVLVERQSNAVEVA
- the mnmH gene encoding tRNA 2-selenouridine(34) synthase MnmH, which codes for MMADITDYRDIFLNDRPMMDTRAPVEFTKGAFPGVVNLPLMTDDERRRVGTCYKQQGQQAAIVLGHQLVSGATKAERIEQWAQFAQANPNGYLYCFRGGLRSQIVQQWLKTEAGIDYPRVGGGYKAMRTFLVETIEQATAQCDFVLLGGMTGTGKTEVLTQLNNALDLEGHANHRGSSFGKRATTQPSNIDFENRLAVDLLKKRAAGIERFVVEDESRMIGSCALPLPLHKGMQGFAMVWLEDSVEGRVERILRDYVINLCAEFIAVFGENGYALFAERLTQSLANIHKRLGGERFQRLHAIMQDALAEQARSGAVELHRGWIEGLLREYYDPMYAFQRESKGARIEFAGEQGAVIAYLRERALIKG